Proteins encoded in a region of the Pieris rapae chromosome 12, ilPieRapa1.1, whole genome shotgun sequence genome:
- the LOC110999980 gene encoding venom serine carboxypeptidase isoform X3, whose product MTVINVKSHELCGDCLILTPYIKNGSTDLAKQLSEVNSTQFLDIKSHSGFITVNEKYDSNIFFWYFPFQANISKTPLIIWLQGGPGYSSLKGLFDIIGPFDVGTGEVKKRQISWNSDYSLLFLDNPVGTGFSFTGDDRGYTDNEDDVGDQMHTFLVQFLKVFPELQEAPLFIAGESYAGKYVPALAIQIHRRMEKHPINLKGIAIGNGLIDPLSMLHYTEFCRILGLLESRELEVLKTIEDTVIEAIKEEKMLDAALAFNKTLEYIKKHSGVSLFNFNEEQNNSAPAFEEFVKRKEIRAHIHTGNASYDLNNQLVYEKMRPDIMNTTKPWVEELLEHYGVLCYSGQLDVMLPYGLSINLYSSLKWSKRKEYVEAPRRRLRNAGDKRIVAFKKNGGNFAEVLLRRAGHMVPSEQPEIAKFIIDKFIHEYKNL is encoded by the exons TGTAATCAACGTAAAATCCCATGAACTATGTGGAGACTGTCTGATACTAACACCCTACATCAAGAATGGTAGCACAGATCTTGCAAAGCAACTTTCAGAAGTAAACTCTACTCAATTTCTGGACATAAAGAGTCATTCGGGGTTTATCACTGTCAATGAGAAGTACGACTCGAATATTTTCTTCTGGTATTTCCCGTTTCAAGCAAATATAAGCAAAACACCACTGATTATATGGCTTCAAGGAGGTCCTGGTTATAGTTCGCTAAAAGGCCTATTTGATATTATCGGGCCATTTGATGTTGGAACTGGGGAAG TCAAGAAACGCCAAATTTCCTGGAACTCCGACTATTCCTTGCTTTTCTTGGACAACCCTGTGGGAACCGGATTTAGTTTCACGGGCGATGACCGAGGCTACACGGATAATGAAGATGat GTTGGAGATCAAATGCATACATTTCTGGTCCAATTCCTGAAAGTTTTTCCGGAGTTACAAGAAGCACCATTGTTTATAGCCGGTGAATCATACGCAGGAAAATACGTTCCTGCCTTGGCAATTCAAATACACAGAAGAATGGAAAAGCATCCAATTAATTTgaag GGCATTGCAATTGGTAATGGCTTGATAGACCCTCTGAGCATGCTGCATTACACCGAATTCTGTCGAATACTTGGTCTTCTCGAAAGTCGGGAACTTGAAGTGCTGAAAACAATTGAAGACACTGTCATTGAGGCCATAAAGGAGGAGAAAATGTTAGATGCCGCATTG GCGTTTAACAAAACCCTGGAGTACATAAAGAAACACAGTGGCgtaagtttatttaacttCAACGAAGAGCAAAATAACAGTGCACCGGCGTTCGAGGAGTTCGTGAAGCGAAAAGAGATTAGAGCCCACATTCATACAGGAAAtgcatcatatgatttaaataaccaGCTGGTGTATGAAAAAATGCGGCCAGATATAATGAACACAACGAAACCATGGGTTGAAGAACTTCTAGAGCATTATGGAGTTCTGTGTTATAg CGGACAGTTGGATGTAATGCTGCCATATGGTTTATCAATAAACCTCTACTCCAGCCTAAAATGGTCTAAAAGAAAAGAGTATGTGGAGGCCCCACGACGGCGTCTGCGCAATGCTGGTGACAAGAGAATTGTAGC GTTCAAGAAGAATGGTGGGAATTTCGCAGAAGTGCTATTACGGCGCGCGGGTCACATGGTGCCGAGTGAACAACCAGAAATCGCCAAGTTTAtcattgataaatttattcatgaatataaaaatctataa
- the LOC110999980 gene encoding venom serine carboxypeptidase isoform X2 yields the protein MMKLPVFCVLFVCVINVKSHELCGDCLILTPYIKNGSTDLAKQLSEVNSTQFLDIKSHSGFITVNEKYDSNIFFWYFPFQANISKTPLIIWLQGGPGYSSLKGLFDIIGPFDVGTGEVKKRQISWNSDYSLLFLDNPVGTGFSFTGDDRGYTDNEDDVGDQMHTFLVQFLKVFPELQEAPLFIAGESYAGKYVPALAIQIHRRMEKHPINLKGIAIGNGLIDPLSMLHYTEFCRILGLLESRELEVLKTIEDTVIEAIKEEKMLDAALAFNKTLEYIKKHSGVSLFNFNEEQNNSAPAFEEFVKRKEIRAHIHTGNASYDLNNQLVYEKMRPDIMNTTKPWVEELLEHYGVLCYSGQLDVMLPYGLSINLYSSLKWSKRKEYVEAPRRRLRNAGDKRIVAFKKNGGNFAEVLLRRAGHMVPSEQPEIAKFIIDKFIHEYKNL from the exons ATGATGAAGTTACCAGTGTTTTGTGTATTGTTTGTATG TGTAATCAACGTAAAATCCCATGAACTATGTGGAGACTGTCTGATACTAACACCCTACATCAAGAATGGTAGCACAGATCTTGCAAAGCAACTTTCAGAAGTAAACTCTACTCAATTTCTGGACATAAAGAGTCATTCGGGGTTTATCACTGTCAATGAGAAGTACGACTCGAATATTTTCTTCTGGTATTTCCCGTTTCAAGCAAATATAAGCAAAACACCACTGATTATATGGCTTCAAGGAGGTCCTGGTTATAGTTCGCTAAAAGGCCTATTTGATATTATCGGGCCATTTGATGTTGGAACTGGGGAAG TCAAGAAACGCCAAATTTCCTGGAACTCCGACTATTCCTTGCTTTTCTTGGACAACCCTGTGGGAACCGGATTTAGTTTCACGGGCGATGACCGAGGCTACACGGATAATGAAGATGat GTTGGAGATCAAATGCATACATTTCTGGTCCAATTCCTGAAAGTTTTTCCGGAGTTACAAGAAGCACCATTGTTTATAGCCGGTGAATCATACGCAGGAAAATACGTTCCTGCCTTGGCAATTCAAATACACAGAAGAATGGAAAAGCATCCAATTAATTTgaag GGCATTGCAATTGGTAATGGCTTGATAGACCCTCTGAGCATGCTGCATTACACCGAATTCTGTCGAATACTTGGTCTTCTCGAAAGTCGGGAACTTGAAGTGCTGAAAACAATTGAAGACACTGTCATTGAGGCCATAAAGGAGGAGAAAATGTTAGATGCCGCATTG GCGTTTAACAAAACCCTGGAGTACATAAAGAAACACAGTGGCgtaagtttatttaacttCAACGAAGAGCAAAATAACAGTGCACCGGCGTTCGAGGAGTTCGTGAAGCGAAAAGAGATTAGAGCCCACATTCATACAGGAAAtgcatcatatgatttaaataaccaGCTGGTGTATGAAAAAATGCGGCCAGATATAATGAACACAACGAAACCATGGGTTGAAGAACTTCTAGAGCATTATGGAGTTCTGTGTTATAg CGGACAGTTGGATGTAATGCTGCCATATGGTTTATCAATAAACCTCTACTCCAGCCTAAAATGGTCTAAAAGAAAAGAGTATGTGGAGGCCCCACGACGGCGTCTGCGCAATGCTGGTGACAAGAGAATTGTAGC GTTCAAGAAGAATGGTGGGAATTTCGCAGAAGTGCTATTACGGCGCGCGGGTCACATGGTGCCGAGTGAACAACCAGAAATCGCCAAGTTTAtcattgataaatttattcatgaatataaaaatctataa
- the LOC110999980 gene encoding venom serine carboxypeptidase isoform X1, giving the protein MMKLPVFCVLFVCSYFSVINVKSHELCGDCLILTPYIKNGSTDLAKQLSEVNSTQFLDIKSHSGFITVNEKYDSNIFFWYFPFQANISKTPLIIWLQGGPGYSSLKGLFDIIGPFDVGTGEVKKRQISWNSDYSLLFLDNPVGTGFSFTGDDRGYTDNEDDVGDQMHTFLVQFLKVFPELQEAPLFIAGESYAGKYVPALAIQIHRRMEKHPINLKGIAIGNGLIDPLSMLHYTEFCRILGLLESRELEVLKTIEDTVIEAIKEEKMLDAALAFNKTLEYIKKHSGVSLFNFNEEQNNSAPAFEEFVKRKEIRAHIHTGNASYDLNNQLVYEKMRPDIMNTTKPWVEELLEHYGVLCYSGQLDVMLPYGLSINLYSSLKWSKRKEYVEAPRRRLRNAGDKRIVAFKKNGGNFAEVLLRRAGHMVPSEQPEIAKFIIDKFIHEYKNL; this is encoded by the exons ATGATGAAGTTACCAGTGTTTTGTGTATTGTTTGTATG TTCTTATTTCAGTGTAATCAACGTAAAATCCCATGAACTATGTGGAGACTGTCTGATACTAACACCCTACATCAAGAATGGTAGCACAGATCTTGCAAAGCAACTTTCAGAAGTAAACTCTACTCAATTTCTGGACATAAAGAGTCATTCGGGGTTTATCACTGTCAATGAGAAGTACGACTCGAATATTTTCTTCTGGTATTTCCCGTTTCAAGCAAATATAAGCAAAACACCACTGATTATATGGCTTCAAGGAGGTCCTGGTTATAGTTCGCTAAAAGGCCTATTTGATATTATCGGGCCATTTGATGTTGGAACTGGGGAAG TCAAGAAACGCCAAATTTCCTGGAACTCCGACTATTCCTTGCTTTTCTTGGACAACCCTGTGGGAACCGGATTTAGTTTCACGGGCGATGACCGAGGCTACACGGATAATGAAGATGat GTTGGAGATCAAATGCATACATTTCTGGTCCAATTCCTGAAAGTTTTTCCGGAGTTACAAGAAGCACCATTGTTTATAGCCGGTGAATCATACGCAGGAAAATACGTTCCTGCCTTGGCAATTCAAATACACAGAAGAATGGAAAAGCATCCAATTAATTTgaag GGCATTGCAATTGGTAATGGCTTGATAGACCCTCTGAGCATGCTGCATTACACCGAATTCTGTCGAATACTTGGTCTTCTCGAAAGTCGGGAACTTGAAGTGCTGAAAACAATTGAAGACACTGTCATTGAGGCCATAAAGGAGGAGAAAATGTTAGATGCCGCATTG GCGTTTAACAAAACCCTGGAGTACATAAAGAAACACAGTGGCgtaagtttatttaacttCAACGAAGAGCAAAATAACAGTGCACCGGCGTTCGAGGAGTTCGTGAAGCGAAAAGAGATTAGAGCCCACATTCATACAGGAAAtgcatcatatgatttaaataaccaGCTGGTGTATGAAAAAATGCGGCCAGATATAATGAACACAACGAAACCATGGGTTGAAGAACTTCTAGAGCATTATGGAGTTCTGTGTTATAg CGGACAGTTGGATGTAATGCTGCCATATGGTTTATCAATAAACCTCTACTCCAGCCTAAAATGGTCTAAAAGAAAAGAGTATGTGGAGGCCCCACGACGGCGTCTGCGCAATGCTGGTGACAAGAGAATTGTAGC GTTCAAGAAGAATGGTGGGAATTTCGCAGAAGTGCTATTACGGCGCGCGGGTCACATGGTGCCGAGTGAACAACCAGAAATCGCCAAGTTTAtcattgataaatttattcatgaatataaaaatctataa